One window of the Thunnus albacares chromosome 3, fThuAlb1.1, whole genome shotgun sequence genome contains the following:
- the LOC122979662 gene encoding oxysterol-binding protein 1-like isoform X6 — MSEPKPPTPTAGDTYKGWLFKWTNYIKGYQRRWFVLSNGLLSYYRTQAEMGHTCRGTINLATANIAVEDSCNFVISNGGAQTYHLKANSEVERQRWITALELAKAKAVHMQAESDDSGDDCPAVPPTPGQGGGRNSEVQTTLRTLSSKVEDLNTCNDLIVKHGSALQRSLSELEGIRVGGDMGEKIRQVTERATLFRITSNAMINACRDFLSLAQSHSKRWQKALQVERDQRIRLEETLEQLAKQHNHLERAFRGATVLPPSFSNASLGGASGKGDASDEDDENEFFDAMEDPAEFITVPADPKYHRRSGSNVSGLSSETGMDDQSVNFDELSLASNPESPQPLELEPVRQRRTRIPDKPNYYLNLWSIMKNCIGKELSKIPMPVNFNEPLSMLQRLSEDLEYYELLDKAAKCQSSLEQMCYVAAFTVSSYSTTVHRTGKPFNPLLGETFELDRLKDCGYRSLCEQVSHHPPAAAHHAISEKGWSLRQEITLASKFRGKYLSIMPLGSIQCIFDKSNNHYSWKKVTTTVHNIIVGKLWIDQSGEIDVVNHMTGDRCHLKFAPYSYFSRDVPRKVTGVVTDKEGKAHYVLSGTWDEKMEFSRIMQSSKGENGTEGKQRTVYQTLKAKEIWKKNPLPEGAENMYYFSSLALTLNEPEEGVAPTDSRRRPDQRLMEDGRWDEANAEKQRLEEKQRTTRREREREAVKAASSPEEGAHQDNHQALWFEKIDDPVSGETLHVYKGGYWETKDSGSWDMCPDIF; from the exons ATGTCAGAGCCTAAGCCCCCTACTCCAACCGCTGGAGACACATACAAAGGTTGGCTCTTCAAATGGACCAACTATATAAAAGGTTACCAGAGACGCTGGTTTGTTCTAAGCAATGGACTGCTGTCTTACTACAG GACCCAGGCAGAGATGGGTCACACATGCCGAGGCACCATCAACTTGGCCACGGCCAACATTGCTGTGGAGGACTCAtgcaattttgtcatttcaaatgGAGGGGCACAGACCTACCATCTGAAGGCCAACTCAGAGGTAGAGCGCCAGCGTTGGATCACTGCTCTGGAGCTCGCCAAGGCAAAGGCCGTCCACATGCAGGCCGAATCAG aTGACTCGGGTGATGATTGTCCTGCCGTGCCCCCCACCCCAGGACAGGGTGGAGGCCGTAACTCAGAAGTCCAGACCACACTACGCACACTAAGCAGCAAGGTGGAGGACCTCAATACCTGCAATGATCTCATTGTCAAGCATGGGTCTGCCCTTCAAAG GTCTTTGTCAGAACTGGAGGGGATTCGTGTCGGAGGGGACATGGGGGAAAAGATCAGACAAGTTACAGAGAGGGCAACACTGTTCCGGATCACCTCTAATGCCATGATCAAT GCATGTAGAGACTTCCTCTCCCTGGCTCAGAGCCACAGTAAGCGCTGGCAGAAGGCCTTACAGGTTGAACGAGACCAGAGGATAAGGTTGGAGGAGACTCTGGAGCAGCTGGCAAAACAACACAACCACTTGGAAAGAGCTTTCAGAGGAGCAACAGTTCTCCCTCCTTCATTCAGCAATGCTTCCTTAG GTGGTGCCTCAGGAAAAGGTGATGCcagtgatgaggatgatgaaaatGAGTTCTTTGATGCTATGGAAGACCCAGCAGAGTTTATTACTGTCCCCGCTGATCCCAAGTATCACAG GAGATCTGGCAGCAACGTTAGTGGGCTCAGCAGTGAGACTGGAATGGACGATCAGTCTGTAAAT TTTGATGAACTGTCTTTGGCATCCAATCCGGAGTCTCCACAACCTCTTGAGCTAGAGCCAGTTAGACAAAGACGGACTCGTATCCCTGACAAGCCCAACTATTACCTCAATCTGTGGAGCATCATGAAGAACTGTATTGGAAAGGAGCTCTCAAAGATACCAATGCCT GTGAATTTCAACGAGCCCCTCTCAATGCTGCAACGTCTGTCTGAAGACCTTGAATACTACGAGCTGCTGGATAAGGCCGCTAAATGTCAGAGCTCACTAGAGCAGATGTGTTATGTGGCCGCTTTCACAGTCTCTTCCTACTCCACCACCGTCCACCGCACAGGAAAACCCTTCAATCCTCTGCTGGGAGAAACTTTTGAGCTGGATCGGCTAAAAGACTGTGGCTACCGCTCCCTCTGTGAACAG gtGAGTCACCACCCACCTGCTGCCGCTCACCATGCCATCTCTGAAAAGGGCTGGAGCCTCAGACAAGAAATTACCCTGGCCAGCAAGTTTAGAGGAAAATATCTTTCTATCATGCCCttag GTTCTATCCAGTGCATATTTGATAAGAGTAACAATCACTACTCTTGGAAGAAAGTGACTACAACGGTACACAACATTATTGTGGGGAAACTATGGATTGATCAG TCAGGGGAGATAGACGTGGTGAACCACATGACAGGAGATCGTTGCCACCTCAAGTTTGCTCCCTACAGTTACTTCTCCAGAGACGTACCAAGAAAG GTAACAGGAGTTGTAACAGATAAGGAGGGGAAAGCCCATTACGTGCTGTCGGGAACCTGGGATGAGAAGATGGAGTTTTCCAGGATAATGCAGAGCAGCAAAGGCGAGAACGGCACTGAAGGCAAACAGAGAACTGTATATCAGACCCTCAAAGCCAAAGAAATCTGGAAAAAGAACCCTTTACC AGAGGGAGCAGAGAACATGTACTACTTCTCCTCACTGGCCTTGACGCTCAATGAACCTGAAGAGGGAGTGGCACCAACAGACAGTCGGCGACGCCCTGACCAGAGATTAATGGAGGACGGCCGTTGGGATGAGGCCAACGCAGAGAAACAAAGGCTTGAAGAGAAACAGCGCACGACCCGTCGAGAACGGGAGAGGGAAGCTGTTAAAGCAGCCAGCTCACCTGAGGAAG GCGCCCATCAAGACAATCATCAAGCGTTGTGGTTCGAGAAGATAGACGATCCCGTATCTGGTGAGACCCTGCATGTCTACAAAGGAGGCTACTGGGAGACTAAGGATAGCGGCAGCTGGGACATGTGCCCTGATATCTTCTGA
- the LOC122979662 gene encoding oxysterol-binding protein 1-like isoform X2, with amino-acid sequence MSEPKPPTPTAGDTYKGWLFKWTNYIKGYQRRWFVLSNGLLSYYRTQAEMGHTCRGTINLATANIAVEDSCNFVISNGGAQTYHLKANSEVERQRWITALELAKAKAVHMQAESDDSGDDCPAVPPTPGQGGGRNSEVQTTLRTLSSKVEDLNTCNDLIVKHGSALQRSLSELEGIRVGGDMGEKIRQVTERATLFRITSNAMINACRDFLSLAQSHSKRWQKALQVERDQRIRLEETLEQLAKQHNHLERAFRGATVLPPSFSNASLGNKGGASGKGDASDEDDENEFFDAMEDPAEFITVPADPKYHRRSGSNVSGLSSETGMDDQSVNFDELSLASNPESPQPLELEPVRQRRTRIPDKPNYYLNLWSIMKNCIGKELSKIPMPVNFNEPLSMLQRLSEDLEYYELLDKAAKCQSSLEQMCYVAAFTVSSYSTTVHRTGKPFNPLLGETFELDRLKDCGYRSLCEQVSHHPPAAAHHAISEKGWSLRQEITLASKFRGKYLSIMPLGSIQCIFDKSNNHYSWKKVTTTVHNIIVGKLWIDQSGEIDVVNHMTGDRCHLKFAPYSYFSRDVPRKVTGVVTDKEGKAHYVLSGTWDEKMEFSRIMQSSKGENGTEGKQRTVYQTLKAKEIWKKNPLPEGAENMYYFSSLALTLNEPEEGVAPTDSRRRPDQRLMEDGRWDEANAEKQRLEEKQRTTRREREREAVKAASSPEEADAGETGTEASEVSDESAHQDNHQALWFEKIDDPVSGETLHVYKGGYWETKDSGSWDMCPDIF; translated from the exons ATGTCAGAGCCTAAGCCCCCTACTCCAACCGCTGGAGACACATACAAAGGTTGGCTCTTCAAATGGACCAACTATATAAAAGGTTACCAGAGACGCTGGTTTGTTCTAAGCAATGGACTGCTGTCTTACTACAG GACCCAGGCAGAGATGGGTCACACATGCCGAGGCACCATCAACTTGGCCACGGCCAACATTGCTGTGGAGGACTCAtgcaattttgtcatttcaaatgGAGGGGCACAGACCTACCATCTGAAGGCCAACTCAGAGGTAGAGCGCCAGCGTTGGATCACTGCTCTGGAGCTCGCCAAGGCAAAGGCCGTCCACATGCAGGCCGAATCAG aTGACTCGGGTGATGATTGTCCTGCCGTGCCCCCCACCCCAGGACAGGGTGGAGGCCGTAACTCAGAAGTCCAGACCACACTACGCACACTAAGCAGCAAGGTGGAGGACCTCAATACCTGCAATGATCTCATTGTCAAGCATGGGTCTGCCCTTCAAAG GTCTTTGTCAGAACTGGAGGGGATTCGTGTCGGAGGGGACATGGGGGAAAAGATCAGACAAGTTACAGAGAGGGCAACACTGTTCCGGATCACCTCTAATGCCATGATCAAT GCATGTAGAGACTTCCTCTCCCTGGCTCAGAGCCACAGTAAGCGCTGGCAGAAGGCCTTACAGGTTGAACGAGACCAGAGGATAAGGTTGGAGGAGACTCTGGAGCAGCTGGCAAAACAACACAACCACTTGGAAAGAGCTTTCAGAGGAGCAACAGTTCTCCCTCCTTCATTCAGCAATGCTTCCTTAGGTAACAAAG GTGGTGCCTCAGGAAAAGGTGATGCcagtgatgaggatgatgaaaatGAGTTCTTTGATGCTATGGAAGACCCAGCAGAGTTTATTACTGTCCCCGCTGATCCCAAGTATCACAG GAGATCTGGCAGCAACGTTAGTGGGCTCAGCAGTGAGACTGGAATGGACGATCAGTCTGTAAAT TTTGATGAACTGTCTTTGGCATCCAATCCGGAGTCTCCACAACCTCTTGAGCTAGAGCCAGTTAGACAAAGACGGACTCGTATCCCTGACAAGCCCAACTATTACCTCAATCTGTGGAGCATCATGAAGAACTGTATTGGAAAGGAGCTCTCAAAGATACCAATGCCT GTGAATTTCAACGAGCCCCTCTCAATGCTGCAACGTCTGTCTGAAGACCTTGAATACTACGAGCTGCTGGATAAGGCCGCTAAATGTCAGAGCTCACTAGAGCAGATGTGTTATGTGGCCGCTTTCACAGTCTCTTCCTACTCCACCACCGTCCACCGCACAGGAAAACCCTTCAATCCTCTGCTGGGAGAAACTTTTGAGCTGGATCGGCTAAAAGACTGTGGCTACCGCTCCCTCTGTGAACAG gtGAGTCACCACCCACCTGCTGCCGCTCACCATGCCATCTCTGAAAAGGGCTGGAGCCTCAGACAAGAAATTACCCTGGCCAGCAAGTTTAGAGGAAAATATCTTTCTATCATGCCCttag GTTCTATCCAGTGCATATTTGATAAGAGTAACAATCACTACTCTTGGAAGAAAGTGACTACAACGGTACACAACATTATTGTGGGGAAACTATGGATTGATCAG TCAGGGGAGATAGACGTGGTGAACCACATGACAGGAGATCGTTGCCACCTCAAGTTTGCTCCCTACAGTTACTTCTCCAGAGACGTACCAAGAAAG GTAACAGGAGTTGTAACAGATAAGGAGGGGAAAGCCCATTACGTGCTGTCGGGAACCTGGGATGAGAAGATGGAGTTTTCCAGGATAATGCAGAGCAGCAAAGGCGAGAACGGCACTGAAGGCAAACAGAGAACTGTATATCAGACCCTCAAAGCCAAAGAAATCTGGAAAAAGAACCCTTTACC AGAGGGAGCAGAGAACATGTACTACTTCTCCTCACTGGCCTTGACGCTCAATGAACCTGAAGAGGGAGTGGCACCAACAGACAGTCGGCGACGCCCTGACCAGAGATTAATGGAGGACGGCCGTTGGGATGAGGCCAACGCAGAGAAACAAAGGCTTGAAGAGAAACAGCGCACGACCCGTCGAGAACGGGAGAGGGAAGCTGTTAAAGCAGCCAGCTCACCTGAGGAAG CTGATGCAGGGGAGACTGGCACAGAAGCAAGTGAGGTTTCTGATGAAA GCGCCCATCAAGACAATCATCAAGCGTTGTGGTTCGAGAAGATAGACGATCCCGTATCTGGTGAGACCCTGCATGTCTACAAAGGAGGCTACTGGGAGACTAAGGATAGCGGCAGCTGGGACATGTGCCCTGATATCTTCTGA
- the LOC122979662 gene encoding oxysterol-binding protein 1-like isoform X4 yields MSEPKPPTPTAGDTYKGWLFKWTNYIKGYQRRWFVLSNGLLSYYRTQAEMGHTCRGTINLATANIAVEDSCNFVISNGGAQTYHLKANSEVERQRWITALELAKAKAVHMQAESDDSGDDCPAVPPTPGQGGGRNSEVQTTLRTLSSKVEDLNTCNDLIVKHGSALQRSLSELEGIRVGGDMGEKIRQVTERATLFRITSNAMINACRDFLSLAQSHSKRWQKALQVERDQRIRLEETLEQLAKQHNHLERAFRGATVLPPSFSNASLGNKGGASGKGDASDEDDENEFFDAMEDPAEFITVPADPKYHRRSGSNVSGLSSETGMDDQSVNFDELSLASNPESPQPLELEPVRQRRTRIPDKPNYYLNLWSIMKNCIGKELSKIPMPVNFNEPLSMLQRLSEDLEYYELLDKAAKCQSSLEQMCYVAAFTVSSYSTTVHRTGKPFNPLLGETFELDRLKDCGYRSLCEQVSHHPPAAAHHAISEKGWSLRQEITLASKFRGKYLSIMPLGSIQCIFDKSNNHYSWKKVTTTVHNIIVGKLWIDQSGEIDVVNHMTGDRCHLKFAPYSYFSRDVPRKVTGVVTDKEGKAHYVLSGTWDEKMEFSRIMQSSKGENGTEGKQRTVYQTLKAKEIWKKNPLPEGAENMYYFSSLALTLNEPEEGVAPTDSRRRPDQRLMEDGRWDEANAEKQRLEEKQRTTRREREREAVKAASSPEEGAHQDNHQALWFEKIDDPVSGETLHVYKGGYWETKDSGSWDMCPDIF; encoded by the exons ATGTCAGAGCCTAAGCCCCCTACTCCAACCGCTGGAGACACATACAAAGGTTGGCTCTTCAAATGGACCAACTATATAAAAGGTTACCAGAGACGCTGGTTTGTTCTAAGCAATGGACTGCTGTCTTACTACAG GACCCAGGCAGAGATGGGTCACACATGCCGAGGCACCATCAACTTGGCCACGGCCAACATTGCTGTGGAGGACTCAtgcaattttgtcatttcaaatgGAGGGGCACAGACCTACCATCTGAAGGCCAACTCAGAGGTAGAGCGCCAGCGTTGGATCACTGCTCTGGAGCTCGCCAAGGCAAAGGCCGTCCACATGCAGGCCGAATCAG aTGACTCGGGTGATGATTGTCCTGCCGTGCCCCCCACCCCAGGACAGGGTGGAGGCCGTAACTCAGAAGTCCAGACCACACTACGCACACTAAGCAGCAAGGTGGAGGACCTCAATACCTGCAATGATCTCATTGTCAAGCATGGGTCTGCCCTTCAAAG GTCTTTGTCAGAACTGGAGGGGATTCGTGTCGGAGGGGACATGGGGGAAAAGATCAGACAAGTTACAGAGAGGGCAACACTGTTCCGGATCACCTCTAATGCCATGATCAAT GCATGTAGAGACTTCCTCTCCCTGGCTCAGAGCCACAGTAAGCGCTGGCAGAAGGCCTTACAGGTTGAACGAGACCAGAGGATAAGGTTGGAGGAGACTCTGGAGCAGCTGGCAAAACAACACAACCACTTGGAAAGAGCTTTCAGAGGAGCAACAGTTCTCCCTCCTTCATTCAGCAATGCTTCCTTAGGTAACAAAG GTGGTGCCTCAGGAAAAGGTGATGCcagtgatgaggatgatgaaaatGAGTTCTTTGATGCTATGGAAGACCCAGCAGAGTTTATTACTGTCCCCGCTGATCCCAAGTATCACAG GAGATCTGGCAGCAACGTTAGTGGGCTCAGCAGTGAGACTGGAATGGACGATCAGTCTGTAAAT TTTGATGAACTGTCTTTGGCATCCAATCCGGAGTCTCCACAACCTCTTGAGCTAGAGCCAGTTAGACAAAGACGGACTCGTATCCCTGACAAGCCCAACTATTACCTCAATCTGTGGAGCATCATGAAGAACTGTATTGGAAAGGAGCTCTCAAAGATACCAATGCCT GTGAATTTCAACGAGCCCCTCTCAATGCTGCAACGTCTGTCTGAAGACCTTGAATACTACGAGCTGCTGGATAAGGCCGCTAAATGTCAGAGCTCACTAGAGCAGATGTGTTATGTGGCCGCTTTCACAGTCTCTTCCTACTCCACCACCGTCCACCGCACAGGAAAACCCTTCAATCCTCTGCTGGGAGAAACTTTTGAGCTGGATCGGCTAAAAGACTGTGGCTACCGCTCCCTCTGTGAACAG gtGAGTCACCACCCACCTGCTGCCGCTCACCATGCCATCTCTGAAAAGGGCTGGAGCCTCAGACAAGAAATTACCCTGGCCAGCAAGTTTAGAGGAAAATATCTTTCTATCATGCCCttag GTTCTATCCAGTGCATATTTGATAAGAGTAACAATCACTACTCTTGGAAGAAAGTGACTACAACGGTACACAACATTATTGTGGGGAAACTATGGATTGATCAG TCAGGGGAGATAGACGTGGTGAACCACATGACAGGAGATCGTTGCCACCTCAAGTTTGCTCCCTACAGTTACTTCTCCAGAGACGTACCAAGAAAG GTAACAGGAGTTGTAACAGATAAGGAGGGGAAAGCCCATTACGTGCTGTCGGGAACCTGGGATGAGAAGATGGAGTTTTCCAGGATAATGCAGAGCAGCAAAGGCGAGAACGGCACTGAAGGCAAACAGAGAACTGTATATCAGACCCTCAAAGCCAAAGAAATCTGGAAAAAGAACCCTTTACC AGAGGGAGCAGAGAACATGTACTACTTCTCCTCACTGGCCTTGACGCTCAATGAACCTGAAGAGGGAGTGGCACCAACAGACAGTCGGCGACGCCCTGACCAGAGATTAATGGAGGACGGCCGTTGGGATGAGGCCAACGCAGAGAAACAAAGGCTTGAAGAGAAACAGCGCACGACCCGTCGAGAACGGGAGAGGGAAGCTGTTAAAGCAGCCAGCTCACCTGAGGAAG GCGCCCATCAAGACAATCATCAAGCGTTGTGGTTCGAGAAGATAGACGATCCCGTATCTGGTGAGACCCTGCATGTCTACAAAGGAGGCTACTGGGAGACTAAGGATAGCGGCAGCTGGGACATGTGCCCTGATATCTTCTGA
- the LOC122979662 gene encoding oxysterol-binding protein 1-like isoform X5 — protein sequence MSEPKPPTPTAGDTYKGWLFKWTNYIKGYQRRWFVLSNGLLSYYRTQAEMGHTCRGTINLATANIAVEDSCNFVISNGGAQTYHLKANSEVERQRWITALELAKAKAVHMQAESDDSGDDCPAVPPTPGQGGGRNSEVQTTLRTLSSKVEDLNTCNDLIVKHGSALQRSLSELEGIRVGGDMGEKIRQVTERATLFRITSNAMINACRDFLSLAQSHSKRWQKALQVERDQRIRLEETLEQLAKQHNHLERAFRGATVLPPSFSNASLGNKGGASGKGDASDEDDENEFFDAMEDPAEFITVPADPKYHRRSGSNVSGLSSETGMDDQSVNFDELSLASNPESPQPLELEPVRQRRTRIPDKPNYYLNLWSIMKNCIGKELSKIPMPVNFNEPLSMLQRLSEDLEYYELLDKAAKCQSSLEQMCYVAAFTVSSYSTTVHRTGKPFNPLLGETFELDRLKDCGYRSLCEQVSHHPPAAAHHAISEKGWSLRQEITLASKFRGKYLSIMPLGSIQCIFDKSNNHYSWKKVTTTVHNIIVGKLWIDQSGEIDVVNHMTGDRCHLKFAPYSYFSRDVPRKVTGVVTDKEGKAHYVLSGTWDEKMEFSRIMQSSKGENGTEGKQRTVYQTLKAKEIWKKNPLPEGAENMYYFSSLALTLNEPEEGVAPTDSRRRPDQRLMEDGRWDEANAEKQRLEEKQRTTRREREREAVKAASSPEEAVTEDSINDSPLKSKYSS from the exons ATGTCAGAGCCTAAGCCCCCTACTCCAACCGCTGGAGACACATACAAAGGTTGGCTCTTCAAATGGACCAACTATATAAAAGGTTACCAGAGACGCTGGTTTGTTCTAAGCAATGGACTGCTGTCTTACTACAG GACCCAGGCAGAGATGGGTCACACATGCCGAGGCACCATCAACTTGGCCACGGCCAACATTGCTGTGGAGGACTCAtgcaattttgtcatttcaaatgGAGGGGCACAGACCTACCATCTGAAGGCCAACTCAGAGGTAGAGCGCCAGCGTTGGATCACTGCTCTGGAGCTCGCCAAGGCAAAGGCCGTCCACATGCAGGCCGAATCAG aTGACTCGGGTGATGATTGTCCTGCCGTGCCCCCCACCCCAGGACAGGGTGGAGGCCGTAACTCAGAAGTCCAGACCACACTACGCACACTAAGCAGCAAGGTGGAGGACCTCAATACCTGCAATGATCTCATTGTCAAGCATGGGTCTGCCCTTCAAAG GTCTTTGTCAGAACTGGAGGGGATTCGTGTCGGAGGGGACATGGGGGAAAAGATCAGACAAGTTACAGAGAGGGCAACACTGTTCCGGATCACCTCTAATGCCATGATCAAT GCATGTAGAGACTTCCTCTCCCTGGCTCAGAGCCACAGTAAGCGCTGGCAGAAGGCCTTACAGGTTGAACGAGACCAGAGGATAAGGTTGGAGGAGACTCTGGAGCAGCTGGCAAAACAACACAACCACTTGGAAAGAGCTTTCAGAGGAGCAACAGTTCTCCCTCCTTCATTCAGCAATGCTTCCTTAGGTAACAAAG GTGGTGCCTCAGGAAAAGGTGATGCcagtgatgaggatgatgaaaatGAGTTCTTTGATGCTATGGAAGACCCAGCAGAGTTTATTACTGTCCCCGCTGATCCCAAGTATCACAG GAGATCTGGCAGCAACGTTAGTGGGCTCAGCAGTGAGACTGGAATGGACGATCAGTCTGTAAAT TTTGATGAACTGTCTTTGGCATCCAATCCGGAGTCTCCACAACCTCTTGAGCTAGAGCCAGTTAGACAAAGACGGACTCGTATCCCTGACAAGCCCAACTATTACCTCAATCTGTGGAGCATCATGAAGAACTGTATTGGAAAGGAGCTCTCAAAGATACCAATGCCT GTGAATTTCAACGAGCCCCTCTCAATGCTGCAACGTCTGTCTGAAGACCTTGAATACTACGAGCTGCTGGATAAGGCCGCTAAATGTCAGAGCTCACTAGAGCAGATGTGTTATGTGGCCGCTTTCACAGTCTCTTCCTACTCCACCACCGTCCACCGCACAGGAAAACCCTTCAATCCTCTGCTGGGAGAAACTTTTGAGCTGGATCGGCTAAAAGACTGTGGCTACCGCTCCCTCTGTGAACAG gtGAGTCACCACCCACCTGCTGCCGCTCACCATGCCATCTCTGAAAAGGGCTGGAGCCTCAGACAAGAAATTACCCTGGCCAGCAAGTTTAGAGGAAAATATCTTTCTATCATGCCCttag GTTCTATCCAGTGCATATTTGATAAGAGTAACAATCACTACTCTTGGAAGAAAGTGACTACAACGGTACACAACATTATTGTGGGGAAACTATGGATTGATCAG TCAGGGGAGATAGACGTGGTGAACCACATGACAGGAGATCGTTGCCACCTCAAGTTTGCTCCCTACAGTTACTTCTCCAGAGACGTACCAAGAAAG GTAACAGGAGTTGTAACAGATAAGGAGGGGAAAGCCCATTACGTGCTGTCGGGAACCTGGGATGAGAAGATGGAGTTTTCCAGGATAATGCAGAGCAGCAAAGGCGAGAACGGCACTGAAGGCAAACAGAGAACTGTATATCAGACCCTCAAAGCCAAAGAAATCTGGAAAAAGAACCCTTTACC AGAGGGAGCAGAGAACATGTACTACTTCTCCTCACTGGCCTTGACGCTCAATGAACCTGAAGAGGGAGTGGCACCAACAGACAGTCGGCGACGCCCTGACCAGAGATTAATGGAGGACGGCCGTTGGGATGAGGCCAACGCAGAGAAACAAAGGCTTGAAGAGAAACAGCGCACGACCCGTCGAGAACGGGAGAGGGAAGCTGTTAAAGCAGCCAGCTCACCTGAGGAAG CTGTCACTGAGGATTCAATCAATGACTCACCCTTGAAAAGCAAGTACTCTTCTTAG